In Paenibacillus ihbetae, the following are encoded in one genomic region:
- a CDS encoding pseudouridine synthase, with translation MSAKGRTTQRLDKVLSNMGFGSRAELKKKAKSGSIVVNGAVVKDPGKHVDPYTDSIEIDGEAIAYREYVYLMLHKPPGVISATEDVRERTVLDLLDEKYLVFEPFPVGRLDKDTEGLLLLTNDGKLAHELLSPRKHVPKTYQAIVEGRVDEEDIRQFARGVTLDDGYVTLPSELVIDDREEQGDGSIRSRITLTIHEGKFHQVKRMFEAVGKKVIYLKRISMGTLRLDESLEIGSYRELTEVELAGIGRAMN, from the coding sequence ATGAGTGCAAAGGGAAGAACGACACAGCGGTTGGATAAGGTGTTGTCCAACATGGGGTTCGGCTCCAGGGCAGAGCTGAAGAAGAAGGCGAAGAGCGGCAGCATTGTCGTGAATGGAGCGGTCGTGAAGGACCCAGGGAAGCATGTGGATCCATATACGGATTCGATTGAAATCGATGGAGAAGCCATCGCCTATCGGGAATATGTGTATTTAATGCTGCATAAGCCTCCAGGCGTGATCTCGGCGACGGAGGATGTGCGGGAGCGGACGGTGCTGGATCTTCTGGATGAAAAATATCTTGTGTTCGAGCCGTTTCCGGTTGGAAGACTGGATAAAGATACGGAAGGCCTGCTGCTGCTGACCAATGACGGCAAGCTCGCACATGAGCTGCTGTCGCCCCGAAAGCATGTGCCCAAGACTTATCAGGCGATCGTCGAGGGGCGGGTGGATGAGGAGGATATCCGGCAGTTTGCCAGGGGCGTGACCCTGGATGACGGGTATGTGACCTTGCCGTCGGAGCTTGTTATTGACGACCGGGAAGAGCAGGGCGATGGAAGCATTCGCTCCCGCATAACGCTGACCATCCATGAAGGCAAGTTCCACCAGGTCAAGCGGATGTTCGAGGCGGTCGGTAAAAAGGTGATTTACCTCAAGCGGATCAGCATGGGAACCCTCCGGCTGGACGAATCGCTTGAGATCGGATCCTACCGGGAGCTAACAGAGGTGGAGCTGGCCGGCATCGGCCGGGCGATGAACTAA